One genomic segment of Marinobacter sp. F4206 includes these proteins:
- the rpsB gene encoding 30S ribosomal protein S2 produces MAQVNMRDLLKAGAHFGHQTRYWNPKMSKFIFGARNKIHIINLEQTVPAMNDALNFIQQLAENKNKILFVGTKRAAAKIVKEEAERAGQPFVNHRWLGGMLTNYKTIRQSIRRYRDLEAQSKDGTFDKLTKKEALDRTREMDRLERSIGGIKDMGGLPDAMFVIDVDHERIAIKEANKLGIPVIGVVDTNSDPDGVDYVIPGNDDAIRAIQIYVKAVADTCVEAAQSAGAGADEFVEVSEDAAGAAPAAE; encoded by the coding sequence ATGGCTCAGGTAAATATGCGTGACCTGCTGAAGGCAGGTGCTCACTTCGGTCACCAGACCCGCTACTGGAACCCGAAAATGTCGAAGTTCATCTTCGGCGCCCGTAACAAGATTCATATCATCAACCTTGAGCAGACTGTTCCTGCCATGAACGATGCGCTGAACTTCATTCAGCAGCTGGCAGAGAACAAGAACAAGATCCTGTTCGTTGGCACCAAGCGTGCAGCGGCCAAGATCGTCAAGGAAGAAGCAGAGCGCGCTGGCCAGCCGTTCGTTAACCATCGCTGGCTCGGTGGCATGCTGACCAACTACAAGACTATCCGTCAGTCCATCCGTCGCTACCGCGATCTGGAAGCCCAGAGCAAAGATGGCACCTTTGACAAGCTGACCAAGAAAGAAGCCCTGGACCGGACCCGTGAGATGGACCGTCTTGAGCGTTCCATTGGCGGTATCAAGGACATGGGCGGCCTTCCTGACGCCATGTTCGTCATTGACGTTGACCACGAGCGTATCGCCATCAAGGAAGCCAACAAGCTGGGCATTCCTGTGATCGGTGTGGTCGATACCAATAGTGATCCGGACGGCGTTGATTACGTGATTCCGGGCAACGATGACGCCATCCGTGCGATCCAGATCTACGTGAAGGCCGTTGCCGATACCTGTGTCGAAGCAGCCCAGTCTGCCGGTGCAGGCGCTGACGAGTTTGTTGAAGTCAGCGAAGACGCTGCAGGCGCCGCCCCGGCCGCCGAGTGA
- the tsf gene encoding translation elongation factor Ts translates to MAAITAAMVKELRERTGLGMMECKKALVEADGSVDAAIEELRKSSGLKAAKKAGRTAAEGVSLIKISDDNTVAYILEVNSETDFVARDDNFMAFANDVLGVAFEKGETDVAKLMDGDLEAKREALVQKIGENITVRRIVKVEGPVVGGYVHSNNKIASVVALTAGDAEVARDIAMHAAAVNPRVGKPEDMPAEELEKEKEVIKAQPDMEGKPAEIVEKMMGGRIKKFLKENSLVEQPFVKNPDQTVGELIKSAGGELVGFVRLEVGEGIEKEEVDFAAEVAAAAGTSKA, encoded by the coding sequence ATGGCTGCAATTACCGCTGCAATGGTCAAAGAGCTGCGTGAACGTACTGGCCTTGGCATGATGGAGTGCAAGAAAGCACTGGTAGAGGCTGATGGCAGTGTAGACGCCGCAATCGAAGAGCTGCGCAAGTCTTCCGGCCTGAAAGCCGCCAAGAAGGCTGGCCGTACCGCCGCTGAAGGCGTGTCTCTGATTAAGATCTCCGATGACAACACGGTTGCCTACATTCTGGAAGTGAACTCAGAAACCGACTTTGTTGCCCGTGATGACAATTTCATGGCATTCGCTAACGATGTCCTCGGCGTTGCCTTTGAAAAAGGCGAAACCGACGTTGCCAAGCTGATGGACGGTGATCTGGAAGCCAAGCGCGAAGCGCTGGTCCAGAAAATCGGCGAGAACATCACTGTTCGTCGCATCGTGAAGGTTGAAGGCCCGGTTGTTGGTGGATACGTCCACAGCAACAACAAGATCGCTTCTGTTGTCGCCCTGACTGCAGGTGATGCGGAAGTGGCTCGCGACATCGCCATGCACGCCGCTGCGGTGAACCCGCGCGTTGGCAAGCCGGAAGACATGCCTGCTGAAGAGCTGGAGAAAGAGAAGGAAGTCATCAAGGCCCAGCCGGATATGGAAGGCAAGCCTGCCGAAATCGTCGAGAAGATGATGGGCGGCCGCATCAAGAAGTTCCTCAAGGAAAACAGCCTTGTCGAGCAGCCTTTCGTCAAGAACCCGGACCAGACCGTGGGTGAACTGATCAAGTCCGCCGGTGGCGAGCTGGTCGGTTTCGTTCGCCTGGAAGTGGGTGAAGGCATCGAGAAAGAAGAAGTGGACTTTGCTGCCGAAGTTGCTGCTGCAGCTGGCACAAGCAAGGCCTGA
- the pyrH gene encoding UMP kinase, with protein MPTSSKTQPRYKRVLLKLSGEALMGEHDFGIDPKVLDRMALEIGALIGIGVQVGLVIGGGNLFRGAALNAAGMDRVTGDHMGMLATVMNGLAMRDALERSNIRTRVMSAIPMSGIVEHYDRRRAVRDLKDGDVVIFCAGTGNPFFTTDSAACLRGIEIEADAVLKATKVDGVYSADPHLDSSAEKYDYLTYDEVLDKKLGVMDLTAICLARDHGMPLRVFDMNRAGALTRIVTGEKEGTLIE; from the coding sequence ATGCCGACATCATCGAAAACCCAGCCCAGATACAAGCGTGTTCTGCTCAAGCTCAGTGGCGAGGCCCTGATGGGGGAGCACGATTTCGGTATTGATCCCAAAGTCCTTGATCGCATGGCCCTTGAGATTGGCGCCCTGATCGGCATCGGTGTTCAGGTCGGCCTGGTTATCGGTGGCGGTAACCTGTTCCGGGGTGCCGCCCTGAACGCGGCCGGCATGGACCGCGTAACCGGCGATCACATGGGAATGCTCGCGACCGTGATGAACGGTCTGGCCATGCGTGATGCCCTGGAGCGCTCAAACATCCGCACCCGCGTGATGTCGGCCATTCCCATGAGTGGTATCGTCGAGCACTATGATCGACGCCGTGCAGTTCGGGACCTGAAAGACGGCGACGTGGTGATTTTCTGTGCCGGTACGGGCAACCCTTTCTTCACGACCGATTCCGCTGCCTGCCTCCGGGGTATTGAAATTGAAGCAGATGCCGTGCTCAAGGCGACCAAAGTCGATGGTGTCTATTCCGCTGACCCGCATCTGGACAGCTCGGCGGAGAAATACGATTACCTGACCTATGACGAAGTCCTGGACAAGAAGCTGGGTGTTATGGATTTGACCGCCATCTGTCTGGCGAGGGATCACGGTATGCCGCTGCGGGTCTTCGACATGAATCGCGCCGGTGCGCTGACCCGGATCGTGACCGGGGAAAAAGAAGGTACACTGATCGAATAG
- the frr gene encoding ribosome recycling factor — MINDIKAEAEKKMQKSLDALHGAFNKIRTGRAHPSILDSVMVNYYGQETPLKQVASINVEDNRTLAVSPWEKNLVPTIEKAIMSSDLGLNPATSGDLIRVPMPMLTEETRKEMVKQAKADAEHGRVSIRNARRDANSMIKELLKDKEITEDDERKGEDEIQKLTDRYIADVEKALKAKEEDLMAV; from the coding sequence GTGATTAACGACATTAAAGCAGAAGCCGAGAAAAAAATGCAGAAGAGCCTGGACGCTCTCCACGGGGCGTTTAACAAAATTCGCACGGGCCGGGCTCACCCGTCGATTCTGGACAGCGTAATGGTTAACTACTATGGCCAGGAAACACCGCTGAAGCAGGTCGCCAGTATTAACGTTGAAGACAACCGCACCCTGGCGGTATCCCCCTGGGAAAAGAATCTGGTTCCAACCATTGAAAAAGCCATCATGAGTTCCGATCTGGGGCTGAACCCCGCCACCAGTGGCGACCTGATCCGTGTGCCGATGCCGATGCTGACGGAAGAAACCCGTAAGGAAATGGTCAAGCAGGCGAAAGCCGATGCTGAGCACGGCCGGGTTTCTATCCGTAATGCCCGCCGTGATGCCAACAGCATGATCAAGGAACTGCTGAAGGATAAGGAAATCACCGAAGACGATGAGCGTAAGGGTGAGGACGAGATCCAGAAGCTGACCGACCGGTATATCGCGGACGTCGAGAAGGCGCTGAAGGCGAAAGAAGAGGACCTGATGGCGGTTTAA
- the uppS gene encoding polyprenyl diphosphate synthase — protein sequence MTGTVSAEIPVSADRRPRHVAIIMDGNNRWAKQHRLTGVAGHKAGVDAVKAVVETCGREGVEVLTLFAFSSENWRRPQDEVSALMKLFLFALEREVRKLHRNNIRLRIIGDRTAFSSVLQQHMKEAEELTQHNTRMTLVIAANYGGHWDIAQASRQVAAKVRAGQIEPSDITDDLIQQHLSIGDLPMPDLMIRTAGEQRISNFMLWHLAYTELYFSPVFWPDFKADEMRKALQAYAGRQRRFGQTDDQIAAKASQQ from the coding sequence ATGACGGGAACGGTATCCGCAGAGATTCCGGTGTCGGCTGACAGGCGTCCCCGGCACGTAGCGATCATCATGGACGGTAACAACCGGTGGGCAAAACAGCACCGTCTGACCGGGGTGGCCGGACACAAGGCTGGTGTGGATGCGGTCAAGGCTGTGGTGGAAACCTGCGGTCGGGAAGGTGTCGAGGTGCTCACCCTGTTTGCGTTTTCCAGCGAAAACTGGCGCCGCCCCCAAGACGAAGTGTCAGCGTTGATGAAGCTGTTTCTCTTTGCGCTTGAACGGGAAGTTCGCAAGCTGCACCGCAACAACATCCGGCTCCGGATCATCGGTGATCGGACCGCGTTCAGCTCTGTCCTGCAGCAGCACATGAAAGAGGCGGAAGAGCTGACCCAGCACAATACCCGTATGACGCTGGTAATCGCGGCAAATTACGGCGGCCACTGGGACATTGCTCAGGCAAGCCGACAGGTTGCCGCCAAGGTGCGGGCCGGTCAGATCGAGCCCTCGGATATCACCGATGACCTTATACAGCAGCATCTGAGCATCGGAGATCTGCCGATGCCGGACCTGATGATCCGGACCGCCGGTGAGCAGCGAATCAGCAATTTCATGCTCTGGCATCTGGCCTACACTGAGCTGTATTTCTCACCGGTTTTCTGGCCGGACTTCAAAGCCGACGAGATGCGCAAGGCACTGCAGGCATACGCTGGGCGTCAACGCCGGTTTGGCCAGACCGACGACCAGATCGCTGCCAAGGCATCACAACAATAA
- a CDS encoding phosphatidate cytidylyltransferase produces MLKTRIITALILAPIAIGGIFFLPPLGFALFTGAIITLGAWEWANMSGIEGQVGRALYAAVTAAVLFGLLNVPAVAVLWLALVWWSVCFLMVRSYPEGSSRWGSVPVRAVMGLLVLVPAWVGLNHLRTGSLDFGAVTNSLWAILYVFCTVWVADIGAYFAGRAFGKAKLAPRVSPGKSWAGVWGGLVAVGVFAIVVSLMASADSSETIFLVLASLATGLVSVLGDLLESMLKRFRGIKDSSQLLPGHGGIMDRIDSLTVAIPVFALIITQLGWLTAGQW; encoded by the coding sequence GTGTTAAAAACCCGAATCATTACCGCTCTGATCCTGGCTCCGATTGCCATCGGCGGCATCTTTTTTCTGCCGCCACTGGGTTTTGCCCTGTTCACCGGCGCCATCATTACACTGGGTGCCTGGGAGTGGGCCAACATGTCCGGTATTGAAGGGCAGGTCGGGCGAGCGCTCTATGCGGCCGTAACCGCGGCGGTCCTGTTTGGCCTGCTCAATGTGCCGGCCGTTGCCGTGCTCTGGCTGGCCCTGGTGTGGTGGTCGGTCTGTTTTCTCATGGTTCGCAGTTATCCCGAGGGCTCTTCGCGCTGGGGCAGTGTGCCGGTGCGGGCAGTCATGGGTTTATTGGTGCTTGTGCCGGCCTGGGTGGGGCTGAACCACCTGAGGACAGGCAGTCTTGACTTTGGTGCTGTCACCAACAGTCTCTGGGCGATCCTCTACGTATTCTGTACTGTCTGGGTTGCCGATATCGGTGCCTATTTTGCCGGGCGCGCCTTCGGTAAGGCCAAGCTGGCGCCACGGGTCAGTCCGGGCAAATCCTGGGCGGGGGTTTGGGGCGGTCTGGTCGCGGTGGGCGTCTTTGCCATTGTGGTTAGTCTGATGGCCTCGGCTGACAGCTCCGAAACGATTTTTCTGGTCCTTGCCAGTCTGGCTACGGGTTTGGTCTCTGTGCTGGGAGATCTGCTGGAGAGCATGCTCAAGCGGTTTCGGGGGATCAAAGACAGCAGCCAGTTGTTGCCGGGTCACGGGGGGATCATGGATCGGATCGATAGCCTGACAGTGGCTATTCCGGTGTTTGCCCTGATCATCACACAACTCGGCTGGCTCACCGCCGGGCAATGGTAA
- the ispC gene encoding 1-deoxy-D-xylulose-5-phosphate reductoisomerase, whose protein sequence is MVTRSLTILGATGSIGLSTLDVIRRHPDRFSVYALTAGTRARELAVLCREFRPKVAVMADPQAARELAELLSDLPAIRVLSGSEGLCEVASVAEADTVMAAIVGAAGLPPTLAAAQAGKRVLLANKEALVMSGKLFMDAVAEAGAELLPIDSEHNAIFQCIPPDRIRDPEGAGISRILLTASGGPFREHSAEALRAVSPEQACAHPNWSMGQKISVDSATLMNKGLELIEACWLFNTTPEAIEVHVHPESIIHSMVEYVDGSVLAQLGSPDMRTPIANGLAWPERIDAGVAPLDLFSIGRFHFERPDLVRFPCLRLAAEAFDAGGTAPAVLNAANEEAVSAFLAGNLCFADIPVIIERTLAATAVAPADSFETIFAKDSEARQRAREQIGLLTV, encoded by the coding sequence ATGGTAACGCGCAGCCTGACAATCCTGGGGGCAACGGGCTCCATTGGCCTGAGCACCCTGGATGTTATCCGGCGTCATCCGGACCGTTTTTCAGTGTACGCCTTGACCGCAGGCACCCGCGCCCGGGAGCTTGCGGTGCTGTGTCGGGAGTTCCGGCCCAAGGTGGCTGTTATGGCGGACCCGCAGGCAGCAAGGGAGCTGGCCGAGCTTTTGTCCGACCTTCCTGCCATCCGGGTACTCAGTGGCTCTGAAGGGTTGTGCGAGGTTGCCTCGGTAGCCGAGGCAGACACGGTAATGGCGGCGATTGTTGGCGCCGCCGGTCTGCCTCCCACGCTTGCTGCCGCGCAGGCCGGCAAAAGGGTGTTGCTGGCAAACAAGGAAGCGCTCGTGATGTCCGGCAAGCTGTTCATGGATGCGGTGGCGGAAGCCGGCGCGGAGCTACTGCCAATTGACTCGGAGCACAATGCAATTTTTCAGTGCATTCCTCCTGACCGGATCCGGGACCCCGAGGGCGCCGGCATTTCCCGAATTCTATTAACGGCATCGGGCGGTCCCTTCCGGGAGCACAGCGCCGAGGCGTTGCGAGCGGTCTCTCCGGAACAGGCCTGCGCCCACCCCAACTGGTCGATGGGGCAGAAAATTTCCGTGGATTCAGCCACGCTCATGAACAAGGGGCTGGAACTGATTGAGGCCTGTTGGCTGTTCAATACCACGCCCGAGGCGATCGAAGTCCACGTCCACCCGGAGAGTATTATCCACTCGATGGTCGAATACGTGGACGGTTCCGTGCTTGCCCAGTTGGGCAGCCCGGATATGAGGACGCCGATCGCAAATGGCCTGGCCTGGCCCGAGCGAATCGATGCCGGGGTGGCGCCGCTGGATCTGTTTTCCATTGGCCGTTTTCATTTTGAACGGCCGGACCTGGTTCGTTTTCCATGTCTGAGGCTGGCGGCTGAGGCGTTTGATGCTGGCGGTACCGCCCCCGCGGTTCTTAATGCCGCGAACGAGGAAGCAGTCTCAGCCTTTCTGGCTGGTAACCTGTGTTTTGCCGATATCCCCGTTATCATAGAGCGGACGCTGGCCGCCACGGCAGTGGCTCCCGCGGACAGTTTTGAAACCATATTCGCCAAGGATTCCGAGGCCAGGCAGCGCGCGCGGGAACAGATTGGCTTGTTAACTGTCTGA
- the rseP gene encoding RIP metalloprotease RseP — MQIIETILALALTLGILVTLHEYGHFWVARRCGVKVLRFSVGFGKPLFSWYDRHGTEFAVAAIPLGGYVKMLDAREGPVPEELKDQAFTSKPPSKRIAIAAAGPVANFIFALFAYWLLGIVGVTAVAPIVGDVAPDTVAERMGLQEGMELHAVDGHRVTSWRDVNMRLLERAGERGEIAIEVTDNGVRGTITGELGGWRLSDESPNPLGQFGITPWRPDIPPVLGEISDGGRAQQAGLQPGDQVLAVDGEPIGNWFDLVDFIRSSPQQTLALTIKREGGERTIEVTPEAKAAEEGETIGFLGAGVQPVSWPDEVLREVSYGPLAAIPNAVNETWADTRLTLVAIKKMVTGLLSPTNLSGPITIARVAEASVSSGFEDFVRFLAYLSISLGVLNLLPVPVLDGGHIVYYTIEAIRGKPLSEEAQALGLRIGMTLILTLMVFALYNDLMRL, encoded by the coding sequence ATGCAGATAATCGAAACCATTCTGGCGCTTGCGCTGACACTGGGCATCCTCGTAACGCTTCATGAGTATGGCCATTTCTGGGTTGCCCGTCGCTGCGGCGTCAAAGTACTCCGGTTCTCAGTAGGGTTCGGCAAGCCACTGTTTTCCTGGTATGACCGTCATGGGACGGAGTTTGCCGTCGCGGCAATCCCTCTGGGTGGCTATGTCAAAATGCTGGATGCCCGGGAGGGACCGGTTCCCGAGGAGCTGAAGGATCAGGCATTCACTTCCAAACCGCCCTCCAAGCGCATTGCCATTGCTGCCGCGGGGCCGGTGGCCAACTTTATCTTCGCGCTCTTTGCCTACTGGCTGCTCGGCATCGTTGGCGTTACCGCGGTCGCGCCGATCGTTGGTGACGTCGCCCCGGATACCGTAGCTGAACGTATGGGGCTTCAGGAGGGCATGGAACTGCACGCCGTCGATGGTCACCGCGTGACGTCCTGGCGGGACGTTAACATGCGCTTGCTGGAGCGTGCCGGTGAGCGCGGCGAAATCGCCATCGAGGTGACGGATAACGGTGTGCGTGGAACCATTACCGGTGAACTCGGTGGCTGGCGTCTGAGCGATGAATCCCCAAATCCCCTCGGTCAGTTCGGCATTACACCCTGGCGCCCGGACATTCCGCCGGTTCTTGGAGAGATCTCCGACGGTGGACGTGCGCAGCAGGCAGGTTTGCAACCGGGGGATCAGGTGCTGGCGGTGGACGGCGAACCGATCGGGAACTGGTTTGATCTGGTAGACTTCATTCGCAGCTCTCCCCAGCAGACTCTGGCGTTGACGATCAAGCGTGAGGGCGGCGAGCGCACAATCGAGGTGACTCCCGAGGCGAAAGCCGCGGAAGAGGGGGAAACCATCGGCTTCCTGGGCGCCGGTGTGCAACCGGTGTCCTGGCCCGATGAAGTGTTGCGGGAAGTAAGCTATGGGCCGTTGGCCGCCATTCCCAATGCGGTCAACGAAACCTGGGCCGATACCCGTTTGACGCTGGTGGCCATCAAGAAGATGGTTACCGGTTTGCTGTCACCGACAAATCTTAGCGGTCCGATTACGATTGCCAGGGTCGCCGAAGCCAGCGTTAGCTCGGGATTCGAGGACTTTGTCCGGTTCCTGGCCTATCTCAGTATCAGTCTTGGTGTCCTTAACCTGTTGCCCGTGCCCGTTCTCGATGGTGGCCATATTGTTTATTACACCATTGAAGCCATCCGCGGGAAGCCGCTGTCCGAAGAGGCCCAGGCCCTAGGGTTACGAATTGGTATGACACTGATTCTCACATTAATGGTGTTTGCTCTTTACAACGACCTGATGCGGTTGTGA
- the bamA gene encoding outer membrane protein assembly factor BamA yields MRRSLLGVAIGLAVATTGMKPALADEFTVADIEVEGLQRVSAGTVFSAFPVNIGEQVDPAELADAIKSLFGTGLFTDIEASRDAGVLILTVRERPSISAIEIEGNKNIETDMLMDALSGAGLQEGQVFRRATLERLELEILRSYIAQGRYNARVTATAEELPRNRVSISLDINEGTVAAIHHINIVGNQDFGDEQLLDLFELQTSSWWNSITNSDKYARERLSGDLESLRSFYLDRGYLDFNVESSQVSISPDKQQVFIAIALNEGPQYTISEINLRGDLIVGEEELRKLIPVEEGDVFSRARMTAISEALSFRLGREGYAFANVNAVPEPGENNTAAVTFFVEPGKRAYVRRVNFDGNVSTRDDVLRQEMTQMEGGIASSDRIEFSKTRLERLGFFKTVNVETVPVPGTDDLVDVNYSVEEQPTGSLSASVGFSQDSGVILGANVSENNFFGTGKRVSFGVNVSDSVKSANVSYLDPYYTVDGVSRGFSLFARETDYEEEDISSYLLDEYGGRVTFGYPTDNITRLNFGLGYTRSNIKEGAFTSQEVIDFIDEEGDSFDNYFLFGSWRRSTLNRGVLPTDGYSHSVSLDLAVPGSDLTFYKLSHKTDFYQPLTSSGRWIVRARTDIGYGDGYKDRTQMPFYEHFYAGGYGSVRGYEANSLGPRATNNPNDLSEPDPFGGNLLTEGSLELIFPTPFAGDSRSMRTAFFVDAGQVFDTDRGFDPALDEVRLSAGVGFQWITAVGPLAFSLAQPLNDKAGDDTQVFQFSLGQTF; encoded by the coding sequence ATGAGACGTTCTCTTCTAGGTGTAGCTATTGGCCTCGCTGTTGCCACGACCGGCATGAAGCCAGCTCTTGCAGATGAATTCACAGTTGCAGACATTGAGGTCGAAGGCCTGCAACGGGTATCTGCAGGTACCGTTTTTTCTGCCTTTCCCGTTAACATCGGTGAGCAGGTCGATCCCGCCGAATTGGCCGATGCGATCAAGTCCCTGTTCGGAACCGGTCTCTTTACCGATATTGAAGCCAGCCGCGACGCCGGTGTCCTGATTCTAACCGTCCGTGAGCGTCCTTCCATCAGCGCCATTGAGATTGAGGGCAACAAGAACATCGAGACCGACATGCTCATGGACGCGTTGTCGGGTGCCGGTCTTCAGGAAGGCCAGGTGTTCCGGCGAGCCACCCTTGAACGACTGGAGCTGGAAATCCTTCGATCCTACATCGCCCAGGGTCGGTATAATGCGCGGGTAACGGCAACAGCAGAAGAGCTGCCAAGGAACCGGGTCTCGATTAGTCTGGACATTAACGAAGGCACGGTTGCCGCCATTCATCACATCAATATCGTGGGCAATCAGGATTTTGGGGACGAGCAGTTGCTCGACCTGTTCGAGCTGCAGACCAGTAGCTGGTGGAATTCCATCACCAACTCGGACAAATACGCCCGCGAGCGGTTGAGTGGTGACCTTGAGTCGTTGCGCTCGTTCTACCTTGACCGTGGTTACCTGGATTTCAACGTGGAGTCCAGTCAGGTATCGATCTCGCCGGACAAACAGCAGGTCTTTATTGCCATCGCTCTGAATGAGGGGCCGCAGTACACCATCTCCGAAATCAATCTGCGCGGTGACCTGATTGTCGGTGAAGAAGAACTGCGAAAGCTCATCCCCGTGGAAGAGGGGGATGTTTTCTCCCGCGCCCGTATGACCGCGATTTCCGAGGCACTGTCGTTCCGACTGGGGCGTGAAGGCTACGCGTTTGCCAATGTGAACGCGGTACCTGAGCCCGGAGAGAACAACACCGCTGCGGTTACCTTCTTCGTGGAGCCCGGCAAGCGTGCTTATGTTCGCCGTGTGAATTTTGACGGCAACGTGTCCACCCGTGATGATGTCCTGCGTCAGGAAATGACCCAGATGGAAGGTGGTATCGCTTCTTCCGACCGCATTGAATTCTCCAAGACCCGGCTTGAACGCCTGGGCTTCTTCAAGACGGTGAACGTGGAAACCGTTCCGGTACCGGGTACCGATGACTTGGTTGACGTGAATTACAGCGTAGAGGAGCAGCCCACCGGTAGCTTGTCTGCATCTGTTGGTTTCTCCCAGGACTCCGGCGTAATCCTTGGTGCCAACGTGTCGGAGAACAACTTCTTCGGTACCGGCAAGCGGGTGTCGTTCGGTGTTAACGTCAGTGACTCCGTTAAGAGCGCCAACGTTTCCTATCTGGATCCTTACTATACGGTGGATGGAGTAAGTCGCGGGTTCAGCCTGTTTGCCCGCGAAACCGATTACGAGGAAGAGGACATCTCATCCTACCTGCTGGACGAGTACGGTGGTCGGGTCACCTTCGGTTATCCGACAGATAACATTACACGCCTGAACTTCGGTCTCGGCTACACCCGTTCCAATATCAAGGAAGGTGCCTTCACGTCCCAGGAAGTCATTGATTTCATCGATGAAGAAGGGGACTCCTTCGATAACTACTTCCTGTTCGGCAGCTGGCGGCGCAGTACCCTTAACCGGGGTGTGTTACCGACCGACGGTTACAGTCACTCGGTGTCTCTGGATCTCGCGGTACCCGGCAGTGACCTGACCTTCTATAAGTTGAGTCACAAGACCGATTTCTATCAGCCCCTGACCAGTTCGGGCCGCTGGATAGTGCGCGCCCGAACCGATATCGGCTATGGTGATGGCTACAAGGACCGAACCCAGATGCCGTTCTATGAGCATTTCTACGCTGGTGGTTACGGTTCCGTTCGGGGTTACGAGGCAAACTCACTGGGTCCGAGGGCAACCAACAACCCGAACGATCTGTCTGAGCCCGATCCTTTCGGTGGTAACTTGCTCACCGAAGGCAGTCTGGAGCTGATATTCCCGACGCCGTTTGCCGGCGACAGCCGCTCCATGCGGACGGCCTTCTTTGTTGATGCCGGTCAGGTTTTTGATACCGATCGCGGCTTCGATCCGGCTCTGGATGAAGTGCGGCTGTCTGCCGGCGTCGGATTCCAGTGGATTACCGCGGTAGGTCCGCTGGCCTTCAGCCTTGCGCAACCTCTGAACGACAAGGCTGGTGATGATACCCAGGTGTTCCAGTTCTCCCTGGGCCAGACGTTCTGA
- a CDS encoding OmpH family outer membrane protein, protein MSRIVMMVAAALMALSFPALAETRIGVVDLRQALFSSNDAKSFSESLQKDFAGDEAKVREVQEQARQLKERLEKDGAMMNESERNKLAGEFQEKVKEFNFLKQRLDSTVAQRKQAFLEQARPEVDAAVEELLEENDLDLILPSEAVVYVKPEMNLTSQLLEKLNR, encoded by the coding sequence ATGTCTCGAATTGTAATGATGGTTGCGGCTGCCTTGATGGCACTCTCGTTCCCGGCACTGGCAGAAACCCGCATCGGCGTCGTGGATCTTCGACAGGCGCTGTTCTCGTCAAACGATGCCAAGAGCTTCAGCGAGTCCCTGCAGAAGGATTTCGCCGGCGATGAGGCCAAAGTCCGGGAAGTGCAGGAGCAGGCGCGTCAGCTCAAGGAGCGTCTGGAAAAAGATGGCGCCATGATGAACGAGAGCGAACGTAACAAGCTGGCTGGCGAGTTTCAGGAAAAGGTCAAAGAGTTCAATTTCCTGAAGCAGCGTCTGGACAGCACCGTTGCCCAGCGTAAGCAGGCATTCCTCGAGCAGGCACGTCCGGAAGTCGACGCCGCGGTCGAAGAGTTGCTTGAAGAAAACGACCTCGATCTGATTCTCCCCAGCGAGGCCGTGGTTTACGTGAAGCCTGAAATGAACCTCACTTCTCAACTGCTTGAAAAGCTGAACCGTTAA